The DNA segment GCGTCATCTTTTGGCATTTCGCCGACCCAGCCACCCAGTTGCTCCGGGGGTAACTTGGCAACCAGATCTGAAAGTGGAAGTGGGGTTGAGCTCATCTCAGCTAAAACTTCTGATGCACGATCTTCGGGGAGTGTGGCTAGAATCTGAACTTGGTACTTTGTTTTTAACTGAAGCATTGCAGCAGCAATGTCAAAGGTGCTAAGATCCTTGAGCAAACTTTGCAAAAGGTCGTTTTTCTCACTTTGAATTAGGCTTTTAATCAATCGGTGATATTGCCCACGCTGTTTTGCCAAGTTACCTCTTCAGGAATAACAAAGATTTCAATGAATCGTTGATGACTAAAGATCACCAATCATATTTGGTGGAATTTATTCTGCTCAGTTGTCCGCCAAAATAATTCAATCTTCCAGAAACTACTTAGAAAATAGAATTTTTCATGCGAGTCATAACATTAAATCTAAACGGGATTCGAGCCGCTTTTCGAAAGGGATTTGGGGAATGGTTAAAAAAGCAGGACGCTGATCTAATACTTCTGCAGGAAACCCGGATTCAACCTGAGCAGTTGACTACTGAACAGACACAGATTGACAGATTTCAGTCTTATTTTTCCTTTGCAGAAGCAAAAGGCTATTCAGGAGTTGGGGTCTATTCGAAAAAAAAACCGATCTCAGTTGAAAATAAAGTAGATTGGCTAGATTTTGATAAAGAAGGAAGATTTCTTCTTCTGGAGTTCGAAGATCTATTTGTGCTTTCACTTTATCTTCCCTCTGGAACTCGTAGTGATGAACGACAAAATTTCAAGTATGAAACGCTAGATTGGTTTCGCAGATGGAGTTCGTCATTAGTTGAGTCAGGTAAACAAGTTTTGGTTTGTGGTGACTTGAACATCGCCCACCAAGAGATTGATTTGAAAAATTGGAAAGGAAACCAGAAAAATTCTGGGTTTCTTCCTGAGGAGAGAGAATGGATGGCAGGACTTTTTGAGTTGGGGGGATTTAGTGATGTGTTCCGGAGCCTATATCCAGACCTTGAAATGTATACTTGGTGGTCTAATCGGGGAAGAGCTTGGGAGAAGAATATTGGCTGGCGAATTGACTAT comes from the SAR324 cluster bacterium genome and includes:
- a CDS encoding exodeoxyribonuclease III, yielding MRVITLNLNGIRAAFRKGFGEWLKKQDADLILLQETRIQPEQLTTEQTQIDRFQSYFSFAEAKGYSGVGVYSKKKPISVENKVDWLDFDKEGRFLLLEFEDLFVLSLYLPSGTRSDERQNFKYETLDWFRRWSSSLVESGKQVLVCGDLNIAHQEIDLKNWKGNQKNSGFLPEEREWMAGLFELGGFSDVFRSLYPDLEMYTWWSNRGRAWEKNIGWRIDYQIATPKLAASAIEGSVYSEERFSDHSPLIINYDWELN